The DNA window TACTTCGTCATGCTGAACTTGTTTCAGCATCCATCCCGCGTCTAGGTGGAACCTGAGCTCGTTGAGCGATGGACCCTGGAACGCGAGTGACCACAGGTCAAACAAGTTCAGGGTGACGACAAGGGAAAGACATGGCGACAACCCGCAGCATCGTCATCCTCACCGGCGCAGGCATTTCGGCTGAGAGCGGGATCGACACCTTCCGCGCCGCCGAGGGCCTGTGGGAACAGCACCGGGTCGAAGACGTCGCCACGCCCGAGGGCTTCGCCCGCAACCCCAATCTGGTGCTCAATTTCTACGATATGCGCCGCGCCGCGCTCGCCAATGTCGCGCCCAACCCCGCGCACATGGCGCTGGCGCGGTTGGAGCGGGAATTTGCGGGTGAGCTGTTGCTGATCACCCAGAACGTCGATGACCTGCACGAACGCGGCGGTTCGGCGCGGGTGCTGCACATGCACGGGGAGCTCAAGAGCGCGCTATGCCAGTCCTGCGAGACCCGCTCGCCGTGGCATGGCACCATGATCGAGCGCCCGCCATGCCCCGTCTGCCGCGCGCCGACACTGCGCCCCGATGTCGTGTGGTTCGGCGAGATGCCCTATCAAATGGGCCGGATCTATCAGGCGATCGAGACCTGCGATCTGTTCGTGAGCATCGGCACATCGGGCGCGGTCTATCCGGCAGCGGGCTTCGTGCAGGAAGCGCGGGCGGCAGGCGCGCGCACGCTGGAACTCAATCTCGAACCGAGTGAGGGCTCGCGGATGTTCCACGAAACGCGCCTTGGCCCGGCCAGTGCGCTGGTGCCGGCATGGGTTGCAGAGGTTTTAGGCGGCTGATCCGCAGCCCTTGCAGGTCGGGTCTTTCGCGATCCGGATCGTGCGCATTCCCGGCTCAAGCCCGTCGAGGATATGCAGCTTGCCCCAGCCCGGATCGCCCAATCCGCTCACGCCAGCCAGCAGCACTTTGACCGCTTGGAGCGCTGCGAAGGTGCCCGCCCAGCCTGCCATTGCGCCGAGCATTCCGTCATCCGCGCAGGTGTCGCAATCCTCGGCATCGAAGGCGTCGCCGACGAAGCAGCGGTAGCAGGCTGCGCCCGGCAGGTGCCCCGCGAAGGCTGCGACCTGACCCTGAAACCGGCCCACGGCGGCGGACAGCAGCGGAATGCCCGCTGCAACGCAGGCGTCCGATACGGCGAGGCGCGTGGCAAAATTGTCGGTGCCGTCGAGCACCACGTCGGCGCCTGCGATCAGGCTGGCAGCATTGTCAGCCGTGATCCGCGCGTCGGAAACATCCACGCTTAGCGAATCGTCGAAATTGGCGAGCCAGCGCCGGGCCGAGACCGCCTTGCCGTAACCGACATCGCGGGTGGTGAAGATCGTCTGGCGTTGGAGGTTCGAGACATCGACCACGTCATTATCGACCAGCGCAAGGTGCCCGATCCCGCTCGCCGCCAGATATTGCAGCGCGGGGCTTCCGATACCACCCAGTCCGATCACCGCGACCCGCGACGCTGCGAGCCGCACCTGCCCGGCACCGCCGACTTCGGGCAGCACGATATGGCGAGCGAAACGGTCAAGCCGGGCGGAGGAGAGGCTCATGACTTGTCATCCAGTGCGCGACGCTCGGCCTTGAATGCGCCAATACCTTGCCACCACAGGAAGCCGATCACACCGCCCTTGGTCGGCTGGAGCGTGACCAGCAACATCACGATCGCCACCGGCAGAATGATCGCCAGAGTCAGCCAAGCGCTCATCCCGAACGTGCCGATCATCGCAATCACCACCGGCGCGAGCAGGTGGCCGACCACGAAGATACCGATATAGGCGGGAAAATCGTCGGCCTGCTGCACCGACCAGTCCTGCTGGCAGTGCGGACAGCGATCGACCGGCTTGAGCCATTTGCGGAACAGCGCCGCTTCGCCGCAGCGCGGGCACTTGCCGCGCAGC is part of the uncultured Erythrobacter sp. genome and encodes:
- a CDS encoding HesA/MoeB/ThiF family protein yields the protein MSLSSARLDRFARHIVLPEVGGAGQVRLAASRVAVIGLGGIGSPALQYLAASGIGHLALVDNDVVDVSNLQRQTIFTTRDVGYGKAVSARRWLANFDDSLSVDVSDARITADNAASLIAGADVVLDGTDNFATRLAVSDACVAAGIPLLSAAVGRFQGQVAAFAGHLPGAACYRCFVGDAFDAEDCDTCADDGMLGAMAGWAGTFAALQAVKVLLAGVSGLGDPGWGKLHILDGLEPGMRTIRIAKDPTCKGCGSAA
- a CDS encoding DUF983 domain-containing protein, producing MPSQRLSPDLIDLPKGWVPALVRGLRGKCPRCGEAALFRKWLKPVDRCPHCQQDWSVQQADDFPAYIGIFVVGHLLAPVVIAMIGTFGMSAWLTLAIILPVAIVMLLVTLQPTKGGVIGFLWWQGIGAFKAERRALDDKS
- a CDS encoding NAD-dependent deacylase — encoded protein: MATTRSIVILTGAGISAESGIDTFRAAEGLWEQHRVEDVATPEGFARNPNLVLNFYDMRRAALANVAPNPAHMALARLEREFAGELLLITQNVDDLHERGGSARVLHMHGELKSALCQSCETRSPWHGTMIERPPCPVCRAPTLRPDVVWFGEMPYQMGRIYQAIETCDLFVSIGTSGAVYPAAGFVQEARAAGARTLELNLEPSEGSRMFHETRLGPASALVPAWVAEVLGG